One stretch of Pirellulales bacterium DNA includes these proteins:
- a CDS encoding FHA domain-containing protein, protein MTEAITPRPDLPHMSAPSPPIALELLDASRVHALQRWQFFEVTPETAIRIGRAPDNDVVLTSPFVSRAHAVLRPREGDWELSVVSDKGVFVDGRRVQSHLLGEGTVFQVAPQGPCLRVVPFDANYDDEQLGTLSVDSTEITFLALDVGRRDAEVEEIAGGDYFKNLQHLARQLKAGKVAT, encoded by the coding sequence TTGACCGAAGCAATCACCCCCCGGCCGGACCTCCCGCACATGTCCGCTCCCTCGCCGCCGATTGCGCTCGAGTTACTGGATGCATCCCGGGTCCATGCCTTGCAGCGTTGGCAATTCTTCGAAGTCACCCCGGAGACCGCGATCCGGATCGGGCGCGCGCCGGACAACGACGTCGTCCTCACCAGCCCTTTCGTATCGCGGGCACATGCGGTGTTACGGCCGCGGGAGGGGGACTGGGAGCTGTCCGTGGTCAGCGACAAAGGCGTCTTCGTCGACGGGCGGCGCGTCCAATCGCACCTGCTCGGCGAGGGAACCGTGTTTCAAGTCGCGCCGCAGGGGCCTTGCCTGCGTGTGGTGCCCTTCGACGCGAACTACGATGACGAGCAGCTCGGCACGCTGTCGGTCGATTCGACCGAGATCACTTTTCTCGCTCTCGACGTCGGCCGGCGCGACGCGGAGGTCGAGGAGATCGCCGGCGGCGACTATTTTAAGAACCTGCAACATCTGGCGCGCCAACTGAAAGCGGGCAAAGTCGCGACCTGA